In one window of Fibrobacter sp. DNA:
- a CDS encoding Rrf2 family transcriptional regulator — MLKTTKAFTLAVHAMSLLAQNHPGKLPIGKIATLCGVSEAHLAKVVQILARNRMVKGERGPSGGVSLSTPPEQISLLDIWDAVEGRSEESGCPFALPFCKHESCSLGLIFTEHNRQIESLMKSTTLKELGCGSEIDKAQDADPGFPGMIL, encoded by the coding sequence ATGTTAAAAACTACAAAAGCATTTACACTGGCAGTTCATGCCATGTCACTTCTGGCGCAGAATCATCCCGGAAAGCTGCCGATCGGAAAGATCGCCACTCTCTGCGGTGTCTCCGAAGCACATCTGGCAAAAGTCGTACAGATCCTTGCCAGAAACCGCATGGTGAAAGGAGAACGGGGGCCCTCCGGAGGAGTCTCTTTAAGCACCCCACCGGAGCAGATCTCCCTGCTCGATATCTGGGATGCTGTTGAGGGAAGATCTGAAGAGAGTGGCTGCCCCTTTGCCCTGCCATTCTGCAAACATGAAAGCTGCTCTCTTGGCTTGATTTTCACAGAGCATAACAGGCAGATAGAGTCACTGATGAAGAGCACGACATTGAAAGAACTTGGATGCGGCAGTGAGATAGATAAAGCACAAGATGCTGACCC